A portion of the Cydia strobilella chromosome 5, ilCydStro3.1, whole genome shotgun sequence genome contains these proteins:
- the LOC134741777 gene encoding coiled-coil domain-containing protein 18-like encodes MQLKICWQENITKFETIKRQLHEKQRDLLKLYASLRSSHKELLGMGQTMCLPPSEDLSIMNVGKLAPGQLLQLCAGAETNETQMSNTPLNLHLLREIPNKIVASCEETLNSRKDIIDWFEDIMAKKMITKNVLVKKIKEFKTENEEFKRSLDKNKEDYLSFLNDSENFFKNKQKQIKFMYIFVIIFRHDTNSTLANELCFQSLSLKLSKVNALNEELRKKLQETEDKATFAENKSREREKQLLKITKHKNHMSKTDLQLKSKEDEIAQLNLALEQANSKSRTLEKTVCQLREENQEMQSNYDNELKKLNESLDINTKLFDEITADRRKLLVEKQELENQLIELSKNFEETLHTTKHESNLCIAKLMETEKKYKEVLDEKNILADRIESMCTQLLESELRFKDAAKKLTEMESNSRNVAECHKEIEMLNCHLENAKEELLGYETTVTKQTEAMQELRQNWNDAVNSGKQLKNDLNNKEKYILELEGLRNVLEQRLLESESKIQTYSEELTNIKTLLREVFGEFETIVELHEMIKQQTLQLVEANLKNNTLAEVLNEKDIELQNRVEIITEQEHLLEERETALKMLTDKNEEQSNIIKLLRNNLDDRTQADIEINRQLDEKNTEIESLTSHVEKRKEQISQLEQIILTLENQIVKLGDQKRTAREAVSSLEKKLSEYESYYITNTKKTDSPVDNLDDLINILEYELTNPSDDQFNYSEQEVEARRNKRGAHNDYKSHIQDNFDMYQLRKNVPTKGMSTFSKNKRNLNKANNKGDGVCGNKMFPSVVSSEFAALQKGSATATKKNGNPRVAHQHHTTDVNYCLMPSHIKDEKKLKMFKLAGHKLQ; translated from the exons ATGCAGTTAAAGATATGTTGGCAAGAAAACATTACAAAGTTCGAAACTATAAAAAGACAGCTTCATGAAAAACAG cgagatttattaaaattatacgcTTCGTTGCGTTCAAGTCACAAGGAGTTGTTAGGAATGGGCCAAACAATGTGCTTGCCACCGTCGGAGGATTTATCAATCATGAATGTTGGCAAACTGGCCCCAGGACAGTTGCTGCAGCTGTGCGCTGGGGCAGAAACCAACG AAACACAGATGTCTAATACTCCTTTGAATCTGCATTTATTACGTGAAATACCAAACAAAATTGTTGCTTCGTGCGAAGAAACATTAAATAGTAGAAAGGATATTATCGATTGGTTTGAGGACATCATGGCAAAAAAA ATGATTACGAAAAATGTACtcgttaaaaaaatcaaagaatTTAAAACTGAGAATGAAGAATTTAAAAGGTCACTGGATAAGAATAAAGAGGATTACTTGAGTTTTTTAAACGATTCAGagaatttttttaa aaataaacaaaaacaaattaaatttatgtatatatttgtcATTATTTTCAGACACGATACGAATAGCACATTAGCCAATGAACTGTGTTTTCAAAGTTTATCATTGAAATTATCAAAAGTAAATGCATTAAACGAGGAACTTCGAAAAAAACTTCAAGAGACGGAGGATAAAGCAACATTCGCTGAAAACAAGTCAAGG GAAAGAGAAAAgcaattattaaaaatcacgAAACATAAAAATCACATGTCGAAAACTGACTTACAGTTAAAGTCCAAAGAAGACGAAATAGCACAACTCAACTTAGCCTTGGAGCAAGCTAATTCTAAAAGCCGGACATTGGAAAAAACAGTTTGCCAATTGCGCGAAGAG aaccAAGAAATGCAGTCAAATTATGATAATgaactaaaaaaactaaatgaatCTCTTGATATAAATACGAAACTGTTTGATGAAATTACTGCTGATCGAAGAAAACTATTAGTCGA AAAACAAGAGCTAGAAAATCAACTTATAGAACTAAGTAAGAATTTTGAAGAAACTTTACACACTACGAAACACGAGTCAAATTTATGTATTGCGAAGTTAATGGAAACAGAGAAGAAATACAAAGAAGTATTAGATGAGAAAAATATACTGGCTGACAGAATAGAATCTATGTGTACACAACTTCTTGAGTCAGAATTACGATTTAAAGACGCCGCGAAGAAATTAACAGAAATGGAATCAAATTCAA GAAACGTAGCCGAATGCCACAAGGAAATAGAAATGTTGAATTGTCACCTTGAAAATGCTAAAGAAGAACTGCTGGGATATGAAACTACAGTAACCAAGCAAACAGAAGCTATGCAAGAATTACGA caAAATTGGAACGACGCCGTCAACTCAGGGAAACAGTTGAAAAATGATTTGAATAATAAGGAAAAGTATATTTTGGAGCTGGAAGGGCTACGAAACGTGCTCGAACAACGCTTACTCGAAAG TGAATCgaaaatacaaacatattcAGAAGAATTGACAAATATCAAAACTCTACTACGTGAAGTTTTCGGAGAGTTTGAAACCATAGTAGAATTGCATGAAATG ATAAAGCAGCAAACTCTTCAGCTAGTAGAAgcaaatctaaaaaataatactttggcTGAAGTCTTAAACGAAAAGGATATTGAACTACAAAATCGTGTTGAAATCATAACAGAGCAGGAACATTTGTTAGAGGAACGGGAAACGGCCTTGAAGATGCTAACGGACAAAAATGAAGAACAAagcaatattattaaattactacGAAATAATTTGGATGACAGAACTCAAGCGGATATAGAG ATCAATCGACAACTTGACGAGAAGAATACTGAAATTGAATCACTCACGAGTCATGTTGAAAAGAGAAAGGAACAAATATCACAATTAGAGCAAATAATCCTAACTTTAGAAAATCAAATAGTCAAGTTAGGCGACCAAAAGAGAACAGCACGCGAAGCTGTATCATCACTTGAGAAGAAGCTTAGTGAATATGAATCATATTACATAACCAATACAAAGAAGACTGATTCACCGGTCGATAACTTAGATGATTTAATCAATATTCTAGAGTACGAGCTTACAAACCCTTCAGATGATCAATTTAATTATTCAGAACAAGAAGTAGAAGCTCGTAGAAATAAACGAGGAGCGCATAATGATTATAAAAGTCACATTCAGGATAATTTTGATATGTACCAGTTGCGGAAAAATGTGCCAACCAAAGGGATGAGtactttttcaaaaaataaaaggaATCTAAATAAAGCTAATAACAAAGGTGATGGTGTCTGTGGAAACAAAATGTTTCCCAGTGTGGTGTCATCAGAATTTGCTGCCTTGCAAAAAGGATCTGCAACTGCAACTAAGAAAAATGGAAATCCGCGCGTCGCACACCAGCATCACACTACtgatgttaattattgtttgaTGCCCAGTCACATTAAAgacgaaaaaaaattaaaaatgtttaaactCGCCGGTCATAAATTGCAATGA
- the LOC134741778 gene encoding putative leucine-rich repeat-containing protein DDB_G0290503, which translates to MTTPFTEIGSAAVEGLRFELFSIPKEIADLGNDILTRRLKLLEYFRKRISDVKIRNEFDTETEVIHKLINETSKRLEDKVKRIMNIAKAAWKDRDDLIKKVDQLYKELSSLQNNGTETMEKNDIGDRVPSVKFDTSSTDLKDKLNKERAARESLKHMVATAEGLLRTARARITVLERELKTTQKQMQDTARKHKEYEILHRSRQTSFGVRSKKLLEESKTGEVTIEMLTLQRNALELRVTELQEQIKSITEDYEARESKLQDNLDRLQEKLNEQEKHRIRAEARVFDLEKRIKGIHDEYRRLLEQSDKLVKMSSEKCLDYLPRKEHEPSLTEAELWKDLEATKKRLEQVTAELKQSREDKESLLNSLAKIAQQGSENNIANELLLREQKNFGLQQVIENLNQRIKSMNEKLAQKDRQIISLNMEASRTDYECCSKSTHDNHDLALEVMELSTQVAKLTRERESLVTAAMSRALMLERHERCADLFARVTRARRDIVAQLEGQRERPHSETDAKVASSLSPVCLKAAETWSELRSDRERVLQLQEVVASQNQQLKRERRVRNHLEQRRAILERLFLNRSNSNQYVAAENVASYLGTSSYLAKDAFVSES; encoded by the exons ATATCAGACGTGAAAATTAGgaatgaatttgacacagagaCTGAAGTGATTCACAAATTGATAAACGAGACTTCAAAGCGTTTGGAGGATAAAGTAAAGCGCATCATGAACATCGCCAA AGCAGCTTGGAAAGATCGTGatgatttgataaaaaaagtagATCAATTATACAAAGAGTTGTCTAGTTTACAAAACAATGGGACCGAAACTATGGAGAAGAATGACATAGGAGATAGAGTCCCCAGTGTAAAATTCGACACAAGTAGCACG GATCTAAAAGATAAACTTAACAAGGAGCGCGCCGCCCGCGAGTCCCTGAAGCACATGGTGGCCACGGCGGAGGGCTTACTGCgcacggcgcgcgcgcgcatCACGGTGTTGGAGCGCGAGCTCAAGACCACGCAGAAGCAGATGCAGGATACCGCGCGCAAACACAAGGAATACGAGATACTC CATCGTTCTCGTCAGACAAGCTTTGGCGTGCGTTCCAAGAAATTGTTAGAAGAGTCTAAAACTGGAGAAGTAACTATCGAGATGTTGACCCTTCAGCGGAATGCACTAGAATTAAG GGTCACAGAGCTACAAGAGCAAATCAAGTCGATAACGGAGGATTACGAGGCTCGCGAGTCGAAGCTCCAGGACAACTTGGACCGGCTACAGGAGAAGTTGAATGAGCAG GAAAAACATAGGATAAGAGCAGAAGCTCGTGTGTTCGATCTAGAAAAACGGATAAAAGGTATACACGACGAATACAGGCGACTCTTGGAACAATCGGATAAACTTGTGAAAATGAGTAGCGAGAAGTGCCTCGATTACCTGCCGCGCAAAG AACATGAACCTTCACTAACCGAAGCGGAGTTATGGAAGGATCTAGAAGCAACCAAAAAGAGATTAGAACAAGTGACAGCTGAGCTAAAACAGAGCCGCGAAGACAAAGAAAGCTTATTAAACTCCTTGGCCAAAATAGCG CAACAAGGCTCCGAGAATAACATAGCTAACGAACTGTTACTGAGGGAGCAAAAAAATTTTGGACTCCAACAGGTTATTGAAAACCTAAATCAAAGGATTAAATCAAT GAATGAAAAATTAGCACAAAAAGACCGTCAGATTATTTCACTAAATATGGAAGCCTCGCGAACAGATTACGAGTGTTGTAGTAAGAGTACCCACGATAACCACGATCTTGCTTTAGAG GTTATGGAGTTATCCACGCAAGTTGCGAAGCTGACGCGCGAACGTGAGTCGCTGGTGACTGCGGCAATGTCGCGTGCGCTGATGCTGGAGCGGCACGAGCGCTGCGCGGACCTGTTTGCGCGCGTCACGCGCGCGCGCCGTGACATAGTCGCGCAGCTCGAGGGCCAACGGGAACGGCCGCACAGTGAAACCGAT GCTAAAGTGGCGAGCTCCCTGTCGCCGGTGTGCCTGAAGGCCGCAGAGACGTGGTCGGAGCTGCGCTCGGACCGCGAGCGAGTGCTGCAGCTGCAGGAGGTGGTGGCCTCGCAGAACCAGCAGCTGAAGCGCGAACGCCGCGTGCGCAACCACCTCGAGCAGCGCCGCGCCATCCTCGAGCGGCTTTTCCTCAACCGCTCCAATTCTAACCAGTATGTCGCGGCGGAGAACGTGGCTTCGTATCTCGGAACTTCTTCTTATTTGGCTAAAGATGCTTTTGTTAGTGAATCGTAA